From Candidatus Edwardsbacteria bacterium RifOxyA12_full_54_48, a single genomic window includes:
- a CDS encoding sodium:calcium symporter: MPDKREHWGSKLGVILAVAGSAVGLGNFLRFPAKAVLNGGGAFMIPYFVAFLLLGIPLMWVEWTLGRMGGQRGHGTAPGIFDALDGTGRWAKYLGIIGILGPFVILIYYLYIESWTLAYAWYSFSGHLSRAADQASMKAFLSGYQGLAHNQFFSGRGPAYTFFIITFLLNFFFIYKGLQGGIEKLSRYGMPVLLGIGVLLAVRVLTLGTPDPALPELSVRNALGFVWNPDFSQLANARVWLEAAGQIFFTLSVGIGVILTYASYLRKNDDVALSGLSAAATNEFCEVILGASIIIPAAFIFFGGSGALEVAQSGTFNLGFVTMPLIFEKLPLGALFSGLWFLLLLIAGITSSVSLIQPAVSFLEDEFNFSRRKATLTLGAAAFLACQPAIFFLGHGFVDELDFWGGTFFLVVFATIEIILFAWVFGIKKGWEEMHQGARMKIPAIYQPIIKYVTPAYLLILLGVWSYQQFWPFMVMKGIAPADRPYMWGARILILLLGAALAAMVARAWGKRKKA, translated from the coding sequence ATGCCTGATAAAAGAGAACACTGGGGATCCAAACTGGGGGTGATACTGGCGGTGGCCGGCAGCGCGGTGGGGCTGGGAAATTTCCTAAGGTTCCCGGCCAAGGCGGTGCTGAACGGCGGCGGCGCCTTTATGATCCCCTATTTTGTGGCCTTTTTGCTGCTGGGCATCCCCCTGATGTGGGTGGAGTGGACCCTGGGCCGGATGGGCGGACAGCGGGGCCACGGCACCGCGCCGGGCATCTTCGACGCCCTGGACGGGACCGGCCGGTGGGCCAAATATCTGGGCATCATCGGCATCCTGGGGCCGTTCGTGATCCTGATCTATTACCTGTACATCGAGTCCTGGACCCTGGCCTATGCCTGGTACTCCTTCAGCGGTCACCTGTCACGGGCGGCCGACCAGGCCTCCATGAAGGCCTTTCTTTCCGGCTACCAGGGATTGGCCCACAATCAATTTTTTTCCGGACGGGGTCCGGCCTACACCTTCTTCATCATCACCTTTCTGCTGAACTTCTTCTTCATCTATAAGGGGCTGCAGGGCGGGATCGAAAAGCTCTCCAGGTACGGAATGCCGGTGCTGCTGGGCATCGGGGTCCTGCTGGCGGTCCGGGTGCTGACCCTGGGCACGCCGGATCCGGCCCTGCCGGAACTGTCGGTGAGGAACGCCCTGGGCTTCGTCTGGAATCCCGATTTCTCCCAGCTGGCCAACGCCCGGGTGTGGCTGGAGGCGGCCGGGCAGATATTCTTCACCCTGTCGGTGGGCATCGGCGTCATTCTGACCTACGCCAGCTACCTGCGGAAGAACGACGACGTGGCCCTGTCCGGCCTGTCGGCCGCGGCCACCAACGAGTTCTGCGAGGTGATCCTGGGGGCCTCCATCATCATCCCGGCGGCCTTCATCTTCTTCGGCGGGAGCGGGGCGCTGGAGGTGGCCCAGAGCGGGACCTTCAACCTGGGCTTCGTCACCATGCCCCTGATCTTCGAGAAGCTGCCGCTGGGCGCGCTGTTCTCCGGGCTGTGGTTCCTGCTGCTGCTGATCGCCGGCATCACCTCCTCGGTGTCCCTGATCCAGCCGGCGGTGTCCTTTCTGGAGGACGAGTTCAATTTCTCCCGCCGCAAGGCCACCCTGACCCTGGGGGCGGCGGCCTTTCTGGCCTGCCAGCCGGCCATCTTCTTTTTGGGCCACGGCTTTGTGGACGAGCTGGACTTCTGGGGCGGCACTTTCTTCCTGGTGGTGTTCGCCACCATCGAGATCATCCTGTTCGCCTGGGTGTTCGGCATCAAGAAGGGCTGGGAGGAGATGCACCAGGGGGCCCGGATGAAGATCCCGGCGATCTACCAGCCCATCATCAAGTACGTCACCCCGGCCTATCTGCTGATCCTGCTGGGGGTGTGGTCCTACCAGCAGTTCTGGCCGTTCATGGTGATGAAGGGCATAGCCCCGGCCGACCGGCCCTACATGTGGGGGGCCAGGATCTTGATCCTCCTGCTGGGGGCGGCCCTGGCGGCCATGGTGGCCCGGGCCTGGGGGAAGAGAAAGAAGGCATGA